A genomic segment from Streptosporangium roseum DSM 43021 encodes:
- a CDS encoding efflux RND transporter permease subunit, with the protein MTALARLSLANRSLVIMIAVVLSAFGAFAIPSLKQQLLPSLSFPGAFVVAPYLGASPEIVEEQVTKPIEDSFQGIEGVTEVTSTSQEGMSQVQVAFEYGTDIDAAVAKMQQAVARIGTQLPDGVDPQVLAGGTDDIPVLVLAVGTGGDERAMADKLQRIVVPELQGIDGVREATVTGARDETVVITPDVKKLAARGLAPTAVTDALRANGQPVPAGSLVQDKASLTVQVGSRIASIEDLKNLYLIPAAPAQAQQAPAQAQAQQAAQQGRQMPGQQSAAAAQQRAQQAQRPVAAPKPVKLGEVAEVERSLATSTSLTRTNGEPSLGVSVTMTPDGNAVAISHAVNEKKAELVRAIGDSAQVTVVFDQAPYVERSIEDLTTEGLLGLVFAVLVILIFLLSVRSTLVTAVSIPLSVVIALIALWLGDYSLNMLTLGALTIAVGRVVDDSIVVLENIKRHLGYGEAKRDAVLAGVREVSGAVTASTLTTVAVFLPIAVVGGMVGQLFAPFAITVTVALLASLLVSLTVIPVLAYWFLKAPVLSAEQARVVREQAEAKELRSPLQRAYMPVLRFATKRRLVTVLVGVVIFVGTMGLAGRLETNFLDSSGQNTLSVTQKMPAGTDLATTDAAAKKVEEVLGSLKDVEGYQVNVGAGGGFMGATGGGGDRASYSVTVAEGADTAALESALRDRLKTLADIGEVTVGGAQGAPGGGSTNQLQVIVQAPDTATLQSAAEAVRGAMAGLDGLRDVSSNLQASGRRVEVQVDRRKAAAKGLTEAQIAQVVAQRFRGAPLGQITLDGRASDLILRLDEAPEDLKAIGALKLPSAAGEVELSDVAKVAKVDGPTQVTRIDGERSATVSGTATGSDLGSATAALTAKLEGLSLPAGAKFTIGGVSADQEEAFGQLGLAMLAAIAIVFMIMVATFRSFVQPLVLLVSVPFAATGAIGLLLATGTPLGVPALIGMLMLIGIVVTNAIVLIDLINQYREQGMGVVEAVIEGGRRRLRPILMTAVATIFALIPMALGLTGSGGFISQPLAIVVIGGLLSSTLLTLVLVPTLYVMLERTKERFGRGPRPGRHEAEVKVYDADELASAR; encoded by the coding sequence ATGACCGCCTTGGCCAGGTTGAGCCTTGCCAACCGCAGCCTCGTCATAATGATCGCGGTCGTGTTGAGCGCGTTCGGCGCCTTCGCGATCCCGTCGCTGAAACAACAGCTTCTGCCGTCGCTTTCGTTCCCGGGCGCCTTCGTGGTCGCCCCCTACCTGGGTGCCTCTCCCGAGATCGTGGAGGAGCAGGTCACCAAGCCGATCGAGGACAGCTTCCAGGGCATCGAGGGGGTCACCGAGGTCACCTCCACCTCCCAGGAGGGGATGTCGCAGGTTCAGGTGGCCTTCGAGTACGGCACCGACATCGACGCGGCGGTGGCGAAGATGCAGCAGGCGGTGGCGCGGATCGGCACCCAGCTGCCCGACGGGGTGGACCCGCAGGTCCTGGCCGGCGGCACCGACGACATCCCGGTGCTGGTGTTGGCGGTGGGGACCGGCGGTGACGAGCGGGCCATGGCCGACAAGCTCCAGCGGATCGTGGTGCCGGAGCTCCAGGGCATCGACGGCGTCCGTGAGGCCACGGTGACCGGCGCCCGCGACGAGACCGTGGTGATCACTCCGGATGTCAAGAAGCTCGCCGCGCGCGGGCTGGCGCCGACGGCGGTGACCGATGCGCTGCGCGCCAACGGGCAACCGGTCCCGGCGGGCAGCCTGGTGCAGGACAAGGCGTCGCTGACGGTTCAGGTGGGCAGCCGGATCGCCTCGATCGAGGATCTGAAGAACCTCTATCTGATCCCCGCGGCTCCGGCGCAGGCCCAGCAGGCTCCGGCCCAGGCCCAGGCGCAGCAGGCCGCCCAGCAGGGACGTCAGATGCCGGGGCAGCAGAGTGCGGCCGCGGCCCAGCAGCGGGCCCAGCAGGCGCAGCGCCCCGTGGCAGCGCCCAAGCCGGTGAAGCTGGGCGAGGTGGCCGAGGTCGAGCGTTCGCTGGCCACCAGCACCTCGCTGACGCGCACCAACGGCGAGCCGAGCCTGGGGGTGTCGGTGACGATGACGCCCGACGGCAACGCGGTGGCGATCTCCCATGCGGTCAACGAGAAGAAGGCCGAGCTGGTCCGGGCGATCGGCGATTCGGCGCAGGTGACGGTGGTCTTCGACCAGGCGCCGTATGTGGAGCGCTCGATCGAGGACCTGACCACCGAGGGCCTGCTGGGTCTGGTCTTCGCGGTGCTGGTCATCTTGATCTTCTTGCTGTCGGTGCGTTCGACGCTGGTGACGGCGGTGTCGATCCCGCTGTCGGTGGTCATCGCGCTGATCGCCCTGTGGCTGGGCGACTACTCCCTCAACATGCTCACGCTGGGGGCGCTGACGATCGCGGTCGGGCGGGTGGTGGACGACTCGATCGTGGTTTTGGAGAACATCAAGCGGCACCTGGGCTACGGCGAGGCCAAGCGTGATGCGGTGCTGGCGGGCGTGCGTGAGGTGAGCGGGGCGGTGACGGCCTCGACGCTGACCACGGTGGCGGTGTTCCTGCCGATCGCGGTGGTCGGCGGCATGGTGGGGCAGCTGTTCGCGCCGTTCGCGATCACGGTGACGGTGGCGCTGCTGGCTTCGCTGCTGGTGTCGCTGACGGTGATCCCGGTGCTGGCCTACTGGTTTTTGAAGGCGCCGGTGCTCAGCGCCGAGCAGGCGCGCGTGGTGCGTGAGCAGGCGGAGGCCAAGGAGCTGCGCAGTCCGTTGCAGCGGGCCTACATGCCGGTGTTGCGCTTTGCGACCAAGCGGCGCCTGGTCACCGTCCTGGTCGGCGTCGTGATCTTCGTGGGGACGATGGGCCTGGCCGGCCGGCTGGAGACCAACTTCCTGGACTCCTCGGGGCAGAACACGCTCTCGGTGACGCAGAAGATGCCCGCCGGCACGGACCTGGCCACCACGGATGCGGCGGCCAAGAAGGTGGAGGAGGTGCTGGGCTCCCTGAAGGACGTGGAGGGCTACCAGGTCAACGTGGGTGCCGGCGGCGGGTTCATGGGCGCCACGGGCGGTGGCGGCGATCGCGCCTCCTACTCGGTGACGGTCGCCGAGGGCGCCGACACCGCGGCGCTGGAGAGCGCACTGCGTGATCGGCTGAAGACGCTGGCCGATATCGGCGAGGTCACCGTCGGTGGCGCGCAGGGCGCCCCGGGCGGCGGTTCGACCAACCAGCTTCAGGTGATCGTCCAGGCGCCGGACACCGCGACGTTGCAGAGCGCGGCCGAGGCGGTGCGCGGCGCGATGGCGGGACTTGACGGGCTGCGCGATGTCTCCTCCAACCTGCAGGCCAGCGGCCGGCGCGTGGAGGTCCAGGTGGACCGGCGCAAGGCGGCGGCCAAGGGATTGACCGAGGCGCAGATCGCGCAGGTGGTCGCCCAGCGTTTCCGTGGCGCGCCGCTGGGCCAGATCACCCTGGACGGGCGGGCCAGTGATCTGATCCTGCGCCTCGATGAGGCGCCGGAGGATCTGAAGGCGATCGGTGCGCTGAAGCTGCCGTCGGCCGCCGGCGAGGTCGAGTTGTCGGATGTGGCGAAGGTGGCCAAGGTCGACGGGCCGACGCAGGTGACGCGGATCGACGGTGAGCGCAGCGCGACGGTGTCGGGTACGGCCACCGGCAGCGACCTGGGCAGTGCCACCGCGGCGCTGACGGCGAAGCTGGAGGGGCTGTCGTTGCCGGCGGGGGCGAAGTTCACCATCGGCGGCGTCAGCGCCGACCAGGAGGAGGCGTTCGGCCAGCTGGGTCTGGCGATGCTGGCGGCCATCGCGATCGTCTTCATGATCATGGTGGCGACGTTCCGTAGCTTCGTGCAGCCGCTGGTGCTGCTGGTGTCGGTGCCGTTCGCGGCGACCGGCGCGATCGGCCTGCTGCTGGCCACCGGCACGCCGCTGGGCGTTCCGGCGCTGATCGGCATGCTGATGCTGATCGGCATCGTGGTGACCAACGCCATCGTGCTGATCGACCTGATCAACCAGTACCGGGAGCAGGGGATGGGCGTGGTGGAGGCGGTGATCGAGGGCGGCCGGCGGCGCCTGCGGCCGATCCTGATGACCGCGGTGGCGACGATCTTCGCGTTGATCCCGATGGCGCTGGGCCTGACCGGGTCGGGCGGGTTCATCTCCCAGCCGCTGGCGATCGTGGTGATCGGTGGCCTGCTGTCGTCGACGCTGCTGACGCTGGTGCTGGTGCCGACGCTGTATGTGATGCTGGAGCGGACCAAGGAGCGGTTCGGCCGCGGGCCTCGGCCCGGCAGGCACGAGGCCGAGGTGAAGGTCTACGACGCCGACGAGCTGGCCTCGGCCCGGTAG